A window of Parafrankia irregularis contains these coding sequences:
- a CDS encoding acyl-CoA dehydrogenase family protein has product MAPDLVVPDLSPEALAAATAQIAGCAAEYDRTGAIPARGLEVAHRAGLLTATVAARYGGPGLGALETVRILVALGEGDASVGLLAANNLIVHQRQAMADSWPVDYYADLLRRSVQGPALANAIRSEPELGSPSRGGLPRTTASRHPDGGWVLNGRKTYATGGAALAYHVVWAVADEPGGDPQRPRVGQVIVPAELPGISWSDSWDHLGLRASNTHDVEYADVRLPADAFIEIPRGPDGVYRDPSTMTTLANFAYSAIYVGVARAARSAFTRFARERVPAALGRPIATTERIQTAAGEIDAQIAQAETLLFGVQLRAEAGETAHLPQLPLVKVQIARSAIAAVETAVAVLGNPGLTRHLPFERLLRDVLCVRVHPPQEDTALLAAGRRLLGQ; this is encoded by the coding sequence ATGGCGCCTGACCTGGTCGTACCCGATCTCTCGCCGGAGGCATTGGCGGCCGCGACGGCCCAGATCGCCGGCTGTGCCGCGGAGTACGACCGCACGGGGGCGATACCGGCCCGTGGGCTGGAAGTGGCGCATCGGGCCGGGCTGCTGACAGCGACCGTTGCCGCCCGCTACGGCGGGCCAGGTCTCGGGGCGTTGGAGACCGTGCGCATCCTGGTCGCGCTCGGGGAAGGGGATGCCTCGGTCGGGCTACTCGCGGCCAACAACCTCATCGTCCATCAGCGGCAGGCGATGGCCGACAGCTGGCCGGTGGACTACTACGCCGACCTGCTGCGGCGCAGCGTCCAGGGGCCGGCGCTGGCCAACGCCATTCGGTCGGAGCCGGAGCTCGGGTCGCCGTCCCGCGGTGGGCTGCCGAGGACCACGGCGAGCCGCCACCCCGACGGCGGCTGGGTGCTCAACGGCCGCAAGACGTACGCCACCGGTGGCGCGGCGCTGGCATACCACGTGGTGTGGGCGGTGGCGGACGAACCCGGCGGTGACCCGCAGCGGCCCCGGGTCGGCCAGGTGATCGTCCCGGCGGAGCTGCCCGGCATCAGCTGGAGCGACAGCTGGGACCATCTGGGCCTGCGGGCGTCGAACACCCACGACGTGGAGTACGCCGACGTCCGGCTGCCGGCCGACGCGTTCATCGAGATCCCGCGCGGGCCCGACGGTGTGTACCGGGATCCGTCGACGATGACGACGCTGGCGAACTTCGCCTATTCGGCGATCTACGTCGGGGTGGCGCGGGCCGCCCGCAGCGCGTTCACGCGGTTCGCGCGGGAGCGGGTGCCCGCCGCGCTCGGGCGTCCGATCGCGACGACCGAGCGGATCCAGACGGCGGCCGGGGAGATCGACGCGCAGATCGCGCAGGCCGAGACGCTGCTGTTCGGGGTGCAGCTGCGGGCCGAGGCTGGCGAGACGGCCCACCTGCCGCAGCTGCCGTTGGTGAAGGTCCAGATCGCGCGGTCGGCGATCGCCGCGGTCGAAACCGCGGTCGCTGTGCTCGGCAACCCGGGCCTGACCAGGCATCTCCCGTTCGAGCGTCTGCTGAGGGACGTGCTGTGCGTACGGGTCCACCCGCCGCAGGAGGACACCGCGCTGCTGGCTGCGGGCCGCCGGCTGCTCGGCCAGTAG
- a CDS encoding class I SAM-dependent methyltransferase codes for MSTEILGHSRARAAITAAMGPTSGTKIIILFGGIGSGKTAILDWLRGQVHETDIFDCRQNPAAISTALRSHLGDGDLSAPRAAGSPRAQSRRETRTSYRVAIYDDIDHDLSPELIPGFAAALVGSLDLTTVVFTEKTPPRLDVYPVPVQFISLERREASRAEFIAYVQRNLEQHGHDLDVLTPELLSALHLLQTQCNDFRAVAAVVSHLSTRAGTRQLDESDLFRLLREEVKPDAFRSFPGMRVSAGGRLVFRAKDKTEELCEIILGYYDDPNELAVVAAEDLRGFDAASFASQARPSYRDAVMSMCLVRSPIDLISSLLGPREVIREIRHRQLDQAREFDSPQARARLLARGLGFTVSDAPGGHSIYQGAVTSARSVAGMDSAPAETLRGAGLSLAQNVERMLFDLAHFWASVLVGSMTDLIREYNASNLRRPLQAQRLTGGQLAALLRYLNRGGNDVVYTLGLLLTRRSRPFSSSFLAAVDTFVATRNDFVHEHRNEGRVALQQRFNQLLNDADLVVGRAGESYPVVVKLTEIMFDEFGRQIYSATDTEGRILRFTLTRDEEEKISISSHYFMLPTEPTAIDPVLVPRFVMDAGVLFQEAEGYRQYSDTQRSQSTKLLDRIDLSTRERALDVGCGSGRVTLDLADQYPNLQVHGIDISAEMIAVARRAARGHGNVTFYEADVLKYRTEQAYDAVFSNSTMHWVLPKEAGYGALFRLLAPGGLLAVHQGGDQTYAGLHECAYEVIESLNLASFFKGWRYPAHYPTRVQIEELLGKTGFADVEVFSDETDRQEHPTLVRDFSYAGLLPFLRQIPEERRELLRNEFLRHAERSQPSLYQHRLYITARRP; via the coding sequence ATGAGTACCGAGATCTTAGGCCATAGCCGGGCACGCGCGGCCATCACGGCCGCCATGGGGCCCACCAGCGGCACAAAGATCATTATTCTTTTCGGTGGAATCGGATCCGGGAAAACTGCGATTCTGGACTGGCTGCGCGGACAGGTTCACGAAACCGACATCTTCGATTGCCGGCAGAATCCTGCAGCAATATCCACCGCGCTCCGCTCCCACTTGGGCGACGGAGACCTGTCGGCGCCCCGCGCCGCCGGGTCGCCCCGGGCGCAGTCACGTCGCGAGACACGGACCTCCTATCGCGTAGCAATCTATGATGACATCGACCACGATCTGTCACCCGAGCTCATCCCAGGTTTCGCGGCAGCGCTGGTCGGGTCATTGGACCTCACAACGGTTGTCTTCACGGAGAAGACACCTCCTCGCCTCGATGTCTACCCCGTCCCGGTGCAGTTCATCTCCCTGGAGCGACGAGAGGCAAGCCGCGCCGAGTTCATCGCCTACGTGCAACGGAATCTCGAACAGCACGGCCACGATCTGGACGTCCTGACGCCGGAGCTCCTCTCAGCACTTCATCTTCTCCAGACACAGTGCAACGACTTCCGAGCGGTCGCGGCCGTCGTCTCGCACCTGTCCACTCGCGCCGGCACTCGCCAGCTCGACGAGTCCGACCTGTTCCGCCTTCTCCGTGAGGAAGTGAAGCCGGACGCATTTCGCTCGTTTCCCGGTATGCGCGTGTCCGCGGGGGGCAGGCTTGTGTTCCGGGCGAAGGACAAGACCGAGGAGCTGTGCGAGATCATCCTGGGTTACTACGACGACCCCAACGAGCTGGCAGTGGTCGCCGCCGAGGACCTGCGTGGCTTCGACGCAGCCAGCTTCGCCTCCCAGGCTCGCCCGTCGTATCGCGACGCGGTCATGTCCATGTGTCTGGTCCGGTCACCCATCGATCTGATTTCTTCCCTGCTCGGCCCGCGAGAGGTGATCAGGGAGATTCGCCATCGCCAGCTCGACCAAGCCCGCGAGTTCGACTCACCCCAGGCTCGGGCCCGGCTACTCGCCCGCGGTCTCGGATTCACTGTCAGCGATGCACCCGGCGGTCACTCCATCTACCAAGGGGCCGTGACCTCCGCACGATCCGTTGCGGGCATGGATTCCGCTCCGGCCGAGACATTGCGTGGCGCCGGGCTCAGCCTCGCTCAGAACGTCGAGCGGATGCTGTTCGACCTCGCGCACTTCTGGGCCTCGGTGCTCGTCGGATCCATGACAGACCTCATCCGCGAATACAATGCCTCGAACCTGCGGCGGCCACTTCAGGCCCAGCGACTTACTGGTGGGCAGCTGGCTGCGCTGCTCCGGTACCTCAACCGCGGCGGCAACGACGTCGTCTACACCCTGGGCCTCCTGCTGACCCGACGTAGCCGGCCCTTCTCCAGCAGCTTCCTGGCCGCAGTCGACACTTTTGTGGCGACTCGCAATGATTTCGTCCACGAGCACCGCAACGAGGGACGTGTCGCCCTTCAGCAGCGCTTCAACCAACTGCTCAATGATGCCGACCTTGTGGTGGGCAGGGCTGGCGAGTCGTATCCTGTTGTGGTTAAGCTGACGGAGATCATGTTCGACGAGTTCGGCCGACAGATCTATTCCGCCACAGACACCGAGGGACGAATTTTGCGATTCACCCTGACACGTGACGAGGAGGAGAAAATCTCTATCTCTTCGCACTATTTTATGTTGCCGACGGAACCCACAGCGATCGACCCGGTGCTCGTACCCCGGTTCGTGATGGATGCCGGGGTACTCTTCCAGGAGGCCGAGGGCTACCGACAATACTCCGACACACAGCGCAGCCAGTCCACCAAGCTGCTCGACCGGATCGATCTCTCCACGCGGGAGCGCGCCCTCGACGTTGGCTGCGGAAGCGGACGAGTCACTCTGGACCTCGCCGATCAGTACCCCAACCTGCAGGTACACGGCATCGACATCAGCGCCGAAATGATCGCGGTGGCGCGACGCGCCGCCCGCGGCCACGGCAACGTGACCTTCTATGAGGCCGACGTCCTGAAATACAGAACGGAACAGGCTTACGACGCCGTTTTCTCCAACAGCACGATGCACTGGGTACTGCCGAAGGAGGCGGGATACGGCGCATTGTTCCGACTATTGGCGCCTGGTGGGCTGCTGGCCGTCCACCAAGGAGGCGATCAGACCTATGCCGGCCTACACGAGTGCGCCTATGAGGTCATCGAATCTCTTAACCTGGCGTCGTTCTTCAAGGGTTGGCGCTACCCCGCTCACTATCCAACCCGAGTGCAGATCGAGGAACTTCTCGGCAAGACCGGATTCGCCGATGTGGAGGTATTTTCCGACGAGACTGACAGACAGGAACATCCGACCCTGGTCAGGGACTTCTCCTACGCCGGCCTGCTACCCTTCCTGCGACAGATTCCGGAGGAGCGGCGAGAGCTACTAAGAAACGAGTTCCTGCGGCACGCGGAACGCTCACAGCCAAGCCTTTACCAGCACCGCCTTTACATCACAGCACGGCGGCCGTGA
- a CDS encoding GNAT family N-acetyltransferase yields the protein MTKVLVVAPGAGTRAYSDEIWALLRKVDHEFVPPLSARESTVTKALSGSAGSDAGPRVYLEGVLDQYVVCAWAGGRFSGLLSFRVHHHDDLVRDFSPCTYISTIAVDPQERQKGLASELYRALHTLPAQLHSPYLVTRTWSSNDKNIPILEHFGYQEIVRLPDHRGQGIDTLYYARPAPMAQG from the coding sequence GTGACCAAGGTATTGGTGGTGGCGCCCGGAGCTGGCACCAGGGCTTATTCAGATGAGATCTGGGCACTGCTACGCAAGGTGGACCACGAGTTCGTCCCACCATTGTCCGCCCGCGAAAGCACGGTCACGAAAGCACTTTCCGGGTCCGCCGGCAGTGATGCCGGGCCGCGAGTCTACCTCGAGGGCGTGCTGGACCAGTACGTGGTCTGCGCATGGGCAGGCGGCCGATTTTCCGGCCTTCTTTCGTTCCGCGTGCATCACCACGACGACCTGGTTCGGGACTTCTCCCCCTGCACGTACATCAGCACCATCGCAGTGGACCCACAGGAACGCCAGAAGGGGCTTGCCTCCGAGCTTTACCGTGCCCTCCACACCTTGCCGGCACAGCTCCACAGCCCATATCTGGTGACCCGCACGTGGAGCAGTAACGACAAGAACATTCCCATCCTGGAGCACTTCGGCTATCAGGAGATCGTCCGTCTTCCCGACCACCGCGGCCAGGGTATTGACACCCTTTACTACGCACGCCCAGCCCCAATGGCGCAGGGCTGA